The following proteins come from a genomic window of Dermacentor albipictus isolate Rhodes 1998 colony chromosome 8, USDA_Dalb.pri_finalv2, whole genome shotgun sequence:
- the LOC135898665 gene encoding uncharacterized protein: MAMAQVPAERKKPALVPHPVAAPPKDFLSPFVPDVAVTPGGRAERVKLAQIERETDPVNVAVRAFQLLLDRAKASRDVSGQPASFQYTLWCMVVLVIVVTVVGVLLLNIAAQRQRDKLTSTTEDKGAEQDMTLKERHLAIESDVSDQGATGPQAGTLGEDGAGEDPDANSAEKTTEEEADVPTTTVLP, encoded by the exons ATGGCGATGGCTCAG GTGCCGGCCGAGCGGAAGAAACCAGCCCTGGTTCCCCATCCAGTGGCAGCACCGCCTAAAGATTTCCTGTCGCCGTTCGTGCCGGACGTGGCGGTGACTCCAGGAGGTCGCGCGGAACGCGTCAAACTAGCACAGATCGAGAGGGAGACCGACCCAGTGAACGTCGCCGTGAGG GCGTTCCAGCTGCTGCTGGATCGCGCCAAGGCCAGCCGTGACGTGTCTGGCCAGCCGGCCAGCTTCCAGTACACGCTGTGGTGCATGGTGGTGCTAGTGATCGTCGTCACGGTCGTCGGGGTCCTGCTGCTCAACATCGCCGCGCAGCGGCAGCGGGACAAGCTCACCTCCACCACCGAGG ATAAAGGTGCCGAACAGGACATGACCTTAAAAGAGCGCCACTTGGCCATCGAGAGCGACGTCTCTGATCAGGGGGCAACCGGACCCCAAGCCGGCACGCTTGGTGAAGACGGCGCTGGTGAAGACCCTGACGCCAACAG